ATTCAATATGTACTTTAAGAGACACTATTAGTAATGAAATATTTCCTATAGTCAAATCTAAAAGAACTATAGTAATACTATGTATAGGAACAGACAGATCCACTGGAGATAGTTTAGGACCTATAGTAGGAGATAAATTAAAATTTCTAGTAAGAAATAGAGTTGCATTATATGGAAATTTACAATATCCAGTACATGCTAAAAATATTTCCGATATAATAACTGAAATAAATTCTAAATATAATAATCCCTTTACAATAGCAATTGATGCTTGCTTAGGTAATATTCAAAATGTAGGTAAAATAATACTAGAGTCCAAACCTCTTCATCCTGGTTCCGCTATGAATAAATCACTTCCTCAAGTAGGTGATTTAAGTATAACAGGTATTGTAAATATGTGTGGTGCAATGGAATTTATGGTTTTACAAAACACCCGATTATTTACTGTTATGCAATTAGCTGATACAATTTCTAAAGGTTTATATCACTCTATATTAAAAACTATAGGTGGAAAAAGTAATACTAGTTTTCTCCAAAATGCAGAGGCTTGATATATAAAATATCTAATACTAATTTATTTTTTTAATAAAAAACATTTCAT
This window of the Clostridium kluyveri DSM 555 genome carries:
- the yyaC gene encoding spore protease YyaC encodes the protein MIKKLIIDPTAKNSICTLRDTISNEIFPIVKSKRTIVILCIGTDRSTGDSLGPIVGDKLKFLVRNRVALYGNLQYPVHAKNISDIITEINSKYNNPFTIAIDACLGNIQNVGKIILESKPLHPGSAMNKSLPQVGDLSITGIVNMCGAMEFMVLQNTRLFTVMQLADTISKGLYHSILKTIGGKSNTSFLQNAEA